One Methanotorris formicicus Mc-S-70 genomic window, AAGTTTATTGCCTGTTTTAAGATCTAACGCATAAATTTGCCCATTTCTACATCCCAAAACTACAACATCATCCTTTATAGTTGTTGTGTTTACCCAATCTTCTGCTTTGAATTCCCAAAGTTTATTGCCTGTTTTAAGATCTAACGCATAAACTGGAGCGTACTTGGAAAGGAGATTTTCTGTTAATGAACATCCTAAAACTAAAACGTTATCTTTTATAGATGCTGTTTCTACACTACATTCTACCTTAAATTCCCAAAGTTTATTGCCTGTTTTAAGATCTAACGCGTAAGTATGTCCACCCCTACAACCTAAAACTACAATATCATCTTTTATAGATGCTGTTTCTACACTACTTTCTACCTTGAATTCCCAAATTTTGTTACCTGTTTTAAGGTCTAATGCATAAACTGGTATGTATGTAGAATCCCCTGTTAATGAACATCCTAAAACTACAATATCATCTTTTATTAATGTAGTCCATACATCAAACTCTGCTTTGAATTCCCAAATTTTTTTACCTGTTTTAAGGTCTAATGCGTATGTATAGCCTTCCCTACAACCTAAAACTACAATATCATTTTTTATAGATGCTGTCCATACACCATATCCTGCTATAAATCCCCAAATTTTTTTACCTGTTTTAAGGTCTAATGTGTATGTGTACCCTCCCCCGCATCCTAAAACTACAATATCATCTTTTATTAATGTAGTCCATACATCAAACTCTGCTTTGAATTCCCAAATTTTTTTACCTGTTTTAAGGTCTAATGCGTATGTATAGCCTTCCCTACAACCTAAAACTACAATATCCTCCTTTATGGATGCTGTTTTTATATTATCCTCTCTAAGTTCTTCAATCTTTGCCCTTTTTATTTTCTCACGAATATCAACATTTAAATTGATATTTTTTACAAATTCCCAAATTTCATTTAAATTATCCAAATCGACTAATTCAACTAATTTAGTAGCATATGCCTCTCTCAAAAAATCACATTTATCAAAAACGTTTTTATATTTCTTGTAGATATTTTTGTAATTTTTCCCCATCTCTTCAATGTCGTTTAAAATATCCTTAATATAATCAGTTTTCATAAAAATAAACTCATCTACGATTTTTTTAATTTTCCCTTTGCAAATGTCCAAATCAAAGATATATTCTCCATCCACAAACTTTTCAAATAAATCCTGCATATTTTTATCTTCTTTGTAAAATTTATCAAACTCTCTCTTAAAAAATCGATTAAACCTCCTATTGATATCTTTCTCAAAATTCTCAAAACCATATTCTGGAATCTTTTTGTTTAAATATCTTCTAACTTCATCTTTAAATTCTTCTTTAAAATCAGTAAAATCATCAATTTCATTAATTATTTGTTTTTTTTCTGTTTCGGTTATTCGTTTTTCTGTTTCAGTTTCAACTGTTTCAGTTTTAGTAACTTTGGTTTTAACTCCATCTACCTTTTTTACTTTAACTGGTTCCTCATGTGTTTTTTCCACTATATCTATTTTTGGTTTTTTTGTAGTTGTGCGCTTTGTGTACAAATACAATACAATCAAACCAATAGCGGCTATTATTACAATTAGCCCAAGCCCCTCCATCAACATAATATCACAATAAAACTATATAATCTAGTGGGTATATATATTGTTTGTCATATGGTTTTGTTAAGCAAAATAAAGTAACAATACTCCAAAAATTTAATTTAGTTTGTTTAACAACACAACTTAAATTAGTATAGTTATTTAATCACATAGTAATTATAAATTTTGTTACATTTAACTTGGCGAAAAATACAAAATTAACTAAACTTATTTAAATATTTGACAGTTTAATAACTCATATTATCTTATATGCCCCACATATTTTTATTTTTCGGTTTATGTTCATTTTAGATCCCTTGTTATTTTAATTTAGAAGAATTTTGCATACTAAATAGCCCTATAGGAGAATAACAACCATGGTTATCAATAATATCTTAACCATAATACTAACCATATAATTTACCATTGCCAACTTTAAGCCAAATCTACCAAACAATGCAACGTAAGTTCCAATAGAGTGTTTTAGGTATATCATCGTTACCCCAATTATATTTCCAATAAGTAGTGTTATTAACGCTTGTTTTTCATTTAACACACCATTTTTCATTAAGATGTCAACCGTGGCATATCCAGCAGAGAAATGTGCAAAATTTGCAATTAATACAGTTATTGCCTCACCGGGCAAATTAAGAATTCCTAATATTGGAGAAAATAATTTTTTAACGATTT contains:
- a CDS encoding outer membrane protein assembly factor BamB family protein — its product is MLMEGLGLIVIIAAIGLIVLYLYTKRTTTKKPKIDIVEKTHEEPVKVKKVDGVKTKVTKTETVETETEKRITETEKKQIINEIDDFTDFKEEFKDEVRRYLNKKIPEYGFENFEKDINRRFNRFFKREFDKFYKEDKNMQDLFEKFVDGEYIFDLDICKGKIKKIVDEFIFMKTDYIKDILNDIEEMGKNYKNIYKKYKNVFDKCDFLREAYATKLVELVDLDNLNEIWEFVKNINLNVDIREKIKRAKIEELREDNIKTASIKEDIVVLGCREGYTYALDLKTGKKIWEFKAEFDVWTTLIKDDIVVLGCGGGYTYTLDLKTGKKIWGFIAGYGVWTASIKNDIVVLGCREGYTYALDLKTGKKIWEFKAEFDVWTTLIKDDIVVLGCSLTGDSTYIPVYALDLKTGNKIWEFKVESSVETASIKDDIVVLGCRGGHTYALDLKTGNKLWEFKVECSVETASIKDNVLVLGCSLTENLLSKYAPVYALDLKTGNKLWEFKAEDWVNTTTIKDDVVVLGCRNGQIYALDLKTGNKL